One segment of Setaria viridis chromosome 4, Setaria_viridis_v4.0, whole genome shotgun sequence DNA contains the following:
- the LOC117852964 gene encoding probable cadmium/zinc-transporting ATPase HMA1, chloroplastic isoform X2, whose protein sequence is MQFITAPAPFSSVAGTPVPPSARLLRLPLPPFPHLRHRRHSPPKLLALTPRPLLLHARRSVLFTPSAHGCRGHHHRHGHHGADVHGAGGGAAVMRAARAIGLAGVAEALRERIQVCCTSLGLLLVAAACPHVAVLNSVGRLQAALIAVAYPLVGVSAALDALVNIADGRINIHVLMALAAFASIFMGNALEGGLLLAMFNLAHIAEEYFTSKSMFDVRELKENHPEFALLLETSGEESVQFSNLSYTRVPVHDLEVGSHILVRAGEAVPVDGEVYQGSSTVTIEHLTGETKPLERTVGDAIPGGARNLEGMMIVKVTKSWEDSTLNRIVQLTEEGQLNKPKLQRWLDEFGEYYSRVVVALSLAVALLGPLLFKWPFFGNSVCRGSIYRGLGLMVAASPCALAVAPLAYATAISSLASKGILLKGGHVLDALSACQSIAFDKTGTLTTGKLTCKAIEPIHGHLGVTNGHSDPSCCTPNCESEALAVAAAMEKGTTHPIGRAVLDHSVGKELPAVAVESFECLPGRGVAATLSGVKARNSENELSEASIGSVDYISSLYRSNGESEQIKQAVKGSAYGPEFVQAALSVDKKVTLFHFEDEPRSGVCEVIHTLREKAKLRIMMLTGDHESSAQRVAKAVCIDEVHFSLKPEDKLNKVKAVSRERGGGLIMVGDGINDAPALAAATVGMVLAQRASATAVAVADVLLLQDNICGVPFCIAKARQTTSLVKQSVALALTCIVFAALPSVLGFLPLWLTVLLHEGGTLLVCLNSIRALNTPTWSLVDDIRQLFDGLRNYFSSKFNNSSSNYVANTVPL, encoded by the exons ATGCAGTTCATTACCGCACCCGCGCCATTCTCCTCAGTCGCCGGAACGCCGGTGCCGCCGTCcgcgcgcctcctccgcctcccactCCCACCCTTCCCgcacctccgccaccgccgccactccccGCCCAAGCTCCTCGCCCTGACCCCGcgaccgttgctcctccacgcgCGCCGATCCGTGCTCTTCACCCCCAGCGCGCACGGGTGCCggggccaccaccaccgccatggTCACCACGGAGCGGACGTGCAcggggcgggcgggggcgcggcAGTGATGCGGGCGGCAAGGGCGATCGGGCTGGCCGGCGTGGCCGAAGCGCTGCGGGAGCGCATCCAGGTCTGCTGCACCTCGCTCGGGCTCCTCCTGgtggccgccgcctgcccgcacGTCGCAGTGCTCAACTCCGTCGGGCGCCTGCAGGCCGCGCTCATCGCCGTCGCCTACCCTCTCGTCGGG GTGTCTGCAGCGCTTGATGCTCTTGTAAATATTGCTGATGGGAGAATAAATATCCATGTTCTTATGGCTCTTGCTGCGTTTGCTTCTATATTTATGGGAAATGCATTGGAGGGTGGCCTGCTTCTTGCAATGTTTAACTTGGCTCATATCG CTGAAGAGTATTTTACAAGTAAGTCAATGTTTGATGTGAGGGAACTGAAGGAAAATCACCCTGAATTTGCCCTGTTGTTAGAAACAAGTGGTGAAGAATCTGTACAGTTTTCAAATTTAAGTTATACCAGAGTTCCTGTGCATGATCTTGAAGTGGGTTCTCATATCTTGGTCAGAGCTGGTGAG GCTGTGCCTGTTGATGGAGAAGTCTACCAAGGTTCATCAACTGTCACAATTGAACACCTAACTGGTGAAACAAAACCTCTTGAAAGGACAGTGGGAGATGCCATACCAGGTGGTGCCAGGAACTTGGAAGGAATGATGATTGTAAAG GTGACCAAATCATGGGAGGATTCAACACTCAACAGAATTGTCCAATTGACTGAAGAGGGCCAGCTAAACAAGCCAAAGTTGCAAAGATGGCTTGATGAGTTTGGAGAGTACTATAGCAGAGTTGTGGTGGCCCTTTCTTTGGCTGTTGCACTGTTGGGTCCGTTACTCTTTAAGTGGCCCTTTTTTGGTAACTCAG TTTGTAGGGGTTCAATTTACCGTGGATTAGGACTTATGGTGGCTGCATCTCCCTGTGCATTGGCTGTAGCTCCATTGGCATATGCAACTGCAATCAGCTCTCTTGCTAGTAAG GGAATTTTGTTGAAAGGTGGTCATGTCTTAGATGCTCTTTCAGCTTGTCAGTCTATTGCTTTTGACAAGACAGGCACGTTAACAACGGGGAAGCTTACATGCAAAGCAATCGAGCCTATCCATGGACATTTGGGTGTGACAAATGGTCATAGCGATCCTTCCTGCTGCACTCCAAACTGTGAAAGTGAAGCTCTAGCTGTTGCTGCagccatggagaaaggaacgaCCCATCCTATTGGAAG GGCTGTTTTAGATCACTCTGTTGGAAAGGAGCTTCCAGCTGTTGCTGTAGAAAGTTTTGAATGCTTACCTGGTAGGGGAGTTGCTGCTACTTTGAGTGGTGTAAAG GCAAGAAACAGCGAAAATGAGCTGTCCGAGGCATCTATTGGTTCTGTGGACTATATTTCTTCACTATACAGATCTAATGGTGAATCGGAGCAGATAAAACAAGCAGTAAAAGGTTCTGCATACGGGCCTGAATTTGTCCAAGCTGCTCTATCTGTTGATAAAAAG gtAACCCTTTTCCACTTTGAGGATGAACCCCGTTCTGGTGTTTGTGAAGTTATACATACCTTAAGAGAAAAGGCTAAACTTCGCATCATGATGCTCACTGGAGACCATGAATCAAGTGCCCAGAGGGTTGCTAAAGCTGTTTGTATTGACGAAGTCCATTTCTCTTTAAAGCCAGAGGACAAATTGAATAAAGTAAAAGCAGTTTCAAGGGAGCGAG GTGGAGGTTTAATAATGGTCGGTGATGGTATAAATGATGCACCAGCTCTTGCAGCTGCAACAGTCGGAATGGTTCTAGCCCAACGTGCCAGTGCAACAGCAGTGGCTGTGGCAGATGTTCTGTTGTTGCAGGATAATATTTGTGGGGTGCCTTTCTGCATTGCTAAGGCCCGCCAAACAACTTCACTG GTCAAACAAAGTGTGGCCCTGGCCTTAACTTGTATTGTTTTTGCTGCGCTTCCTTCTGTCTTGGGATTTCTTCCTCTTTGGTTGACG
- the LOC117852964 gene encoding probable cadmium/zinc-transporting ATPase HMA1, chloroplastic isoform X1 produces the protein MQFLTASASVSSPAPPSAHLLRLSRPPPFPHLRRRCSPPKPLALTRRPPLLLASRQSPLFAPRAHGGHGHSHHHHGHDHHHHGHGHHGVDAHGGGGGAAVMRVARAIGWADVASALRENLQLCCISLGLLLIAAVCPHVALLSSVGRLQATLIAVAFPLVGVSAALDALVNIADGRINIHVLMALAAFASIFMGNALEGGLLLAMFNLAHIAEEYFTSKSMFDVRELKENHPEFALLLETSGEESVQFSNLSYTRVPVHDLEVGSHILVRAGEAVPVDGEVYQGSSTVTIEHLTGETKPLERTVGDAIPGGARNLEGMMIVKVTKSWEDSTLNRIVQLTEEGQLNKPKLQRWLDEFGEYYSRVVVALSLAVALLGPLLFKWPFFGNSVCRGSIYRGLGLMVAASPCALAVAPLAYATAISSLASKGILLKGGHVLDALSACQSIAFDKTGTLTTGKLTCKAIEPIHGHLGVTNGHSDPSCCTPNCESEALAVAAAMEKGTTHPIGRAVLDHSVGKELPAVAVESFECLPGRGVAATLSGVKARNSENELSEASIGSVDYISSLYRSNGESEQIKQAVKGSAYGPEFVQAALSVDKKVTLFHFEDEPRSGVCEVIHTLREKAKLRIMMLTGDHESSAQRVAKAVCIDEVHFSLKPEDKLNKVKAVSRERGGGLIMVGDGINDAPALAAATVGMVLAQRASATAVAVADVLLLQDNICGVPFCIAKARQTTSLVKQSVALALTCIVFAALPSVLGFLPLWLTVLLHEGGTLLVCLNSIRALNTPTWSLVDDIRQLFDGLRNYFSSKFNNSSSNYVANTVPL, from the exons atGCAATTcctcaccgcctccgcctcggtctcctcgccggccccgccgtccGCGCACCTGCTCCGCCTCTCGCGGCCCCCGCCCTTCccgcacctccgccgccgctgctccccgcCCAAGCCCCTCGCCCtcacccgccgcccgccgctcctcctcgcctcgcGCCAGTCCCCGCTCTTCGCCCCCCGCGCGcacggcggccacggccacagCCACCATCACCACGgccacgaccaccaccaccacggccacggTCACCACGGGGTGGACGCGCacgggggaggcggtggcgcggcggtcATGCGGGTGGCGCGGGCGATCGGGTGGGCCGACGTCGCCAGCGCGCTGCGGGAGAACCTCCAGCTCTGCTGCATctccctcggcctcctcctcatcgccgccgTCTGCCCGCACGTCGCGCTGCTCAGCTCCGTCGGGCGCCTGCAGGCCACGCTCATCGCCGTCGCCTTCCCTCTCGTCGGG GTGTCTGCAGCGCTTGATGCTCTTGTAAATATTGCTGATGGGAGAATAAATATCCATGTTCTTATGGCTCTTGCTGCGTTTGCTTCTATATTTATGGGAAATGCATTGGAGGGTGGCCTGCTTCTTGCAATGTTTAACTTGGCTCATATCG CTGAAGAGTATTTTACAAGTAAGTCAATGTTTGATGTGAGGGAACTGAAGGAAAATCACCCTGAATTTGCCCTGTTGTTAGAAACAAGTGGTGAAGAATCTGTACAGTTTTCAAATTTAAGTTATACCAGAGTTCCTGTGCATGATCTTGAAGTGGGTTCTCATATCTTGGTCAGAGCTGGTGAG GCTGTGCCTGTTGATGGAGAAGTCTACCAAGGTTCATCAACTGTCACAATTGAACACCTAACTGGTGAAACAAAACCTCTTGAAAGGACAGTGGGAGATGCCATACCAGGTGGTGCCAGGAACTTGGAAGGAATGATGATTGTAAAG GTGACCAAATCATGGGAGGATTCAACACTCAACAGAATTGTCCAATTGACTGAAGAGGGCCAGCTAAACAAGCCAAAGTTGCAAAGATGGCTTGATGAGTTTGGAGAGTACTATAGCAGAGTTGTGGTGGCCCTTTCTTTGGCTGTTGCACTGTTGGGTCCGTTACTCTTTAAGTGGCCCTTTTTTGGTAACTCAG TTTGTAGGGGTTCAATTTACCGTGGATTAGGACTTATGGTGGCTGCATCTCCCTGTGCATTGGCTGTAGCTCCATTGGCATATGCAACTGCAATCAGCTCTCTTGCTAGTAAG GGAATTTTGTTGAAAGGTGGTCATGTCTTAGATGCTCTTTCAGCTTGTCAGTCTATTGCTTTTGACAAGACAGGCACGTTAACAACGGGGAAGCTTACATGCAAAGCAATCGAGCCTATCCATGGACATTTGGGTGTGACAAATGGTCATAGCGATCCTTCCTGCTGCACTCCAAACTGTGAAAGTGAAGCTCTAGCTGTTGCTGCagccatggagaaaggaacgaCCCATCCTATTGGAAG GGCTGTTTTAGATCACTCTGTTGGAAAGGAGCTTCCAGCTGTTGCTGTAGAAAGTTTTGAATGCTTACCTGGTAGGGGAGTTGCTGCTACTTTGAGTGGTGTAAAG GCAAGAAACAGCGAAAATGAGCTGTCCGAGGCATCTATTGGTTCTGTGGACTATATTTCTTCACTATACAGATCTAATGGTGAATCGGAGCAGATAAAACAAGCAGTAAAAGGTTCTGCATACGGGCCTGAATTTGTCCAAGCTGCTCTATCTGTTGATAAAAAG gtAACCCTTTTCCACTTTGAGGATGAACCCCGTTCTGGTGTTTGTGAAGTTATACATACCTTAAGAGAAAAGGCTAAACTTCGCATCATGATGCTCACTGGAGACCATGAATCAAGTGCCCAGAGGGTTGCTAAAGCTGTTTGTATTGACGAAGTCCATTTCTCTTTAAAGCCAGAGGACAAATTGAATAAAGTAAAAGCAGTTTCAAGGGAGCGAG GTGGAGGTTTAATAATGGTCGGTGATGGTATAAATGATGCACCAGCTCTTGCAGCTGCAACAGTCGGAATGGTTCTAGCCCAACGTGCCAGTGCAACAGCAGTGGCTGTGGCAGATGTTCTGTTGTTGCAGGATAATATTTGTGGGGTGCCTTTCTGCATTGCTAAGGCCCGCCAAACAACTTCACTG GTCAAACAAAGTGTGGCCCTGGCCTTAACTTGTATTGTTTTTGCTGCGCTTCCTTCTGTCTTGGGATTTCTTCCTCTTTGGTTGACG